The following coding sequences lie in one Eremothecium sinecaudum strain ATCC 58844 chromosome IV, complete sequence genomic window:
- the CDC27 gene encoding anaphase promoting complex subunit CDC27 (Syntenic homolog of Ashbya gossypii AGL294W; Syntenic homolog of Saccharomyces cerevisiae YBL084C (CDC27)), giving the protein MSAVLQETISQLKHLVITHIQQLNYDSAEFFSELLYADCSCINNDNSTGGSGSEESQNRLDSMYYYALALYLQGDYHSAIHVIKDSLRSHLGCAYIYARCCLKLGNHYQEAIQSLLMLQDYWQNGVVNNTELYMYPDKATILSVLGQLSLKSHQDKESVNFLSQSLSTNSYQLEPLSILFEIRADLQTVKLFKPVKKSWKSKHLRTSNIISKPQTPFKIPSRLTTSTVAAAPNPLLSTSNVIVSTSPSMMRRSKFLNSSGNSHNPTSNNNNSNANNSNINNSLTTTASSTATANNNNNNNVQQSTPPSKLLSIDNNNTASATHPNTNTNTNNKATPENKTFTSQVQILSHNQQVHKPLDQLMYWMMKAYKSYYRYDSYRAIRLLNEQIPIHILQSMPWCLSLLSRLHFEIQNHDMALSYFNKLRRLQPTRLKDMDIYSTLLWHLHDKIRLANLCHELMAQDDKHAITWCCLGNLFSLNRDHDEAIKALKKATSLNPQFAYAYTLQGHEYSNNDAFDNAKMCYRKALAINPNHYNAHYGLGMSCIKLGQYDEALLHFEKARSINPVNVILNCCCGVALERLGRREKALDFYQLACELQPNSSLALFKKSQLLFNLGQYSNALQNFEKLEKLTPNEAPVHFLLGQLYQIVGRKKDAITQFTIAMNLDPKGIQLIKEALEKCHEQG; this is encoded by the coding sequence ATGTCAGCTGTTCTGCAGGAGACAATCTCACAACTAAAGCATTTGGTCATAACCCATATTCAGCAGTTGAATTATGATTCTGCGGAGTTCTTTTCCGAGTTGTTGTATGCAGACTGCTCCTGCATTAACAACGACAACAGCACGGGAGGGAGCGGCTCAGAAGAGAGCCAGAACCGGTTAGACTCGATGTATTATTATGCTTTGGCTTTGTATTTACAGGGGGACTACCATTCTGCTATTCATGTGATAAAAGATTCACTAAGATCTCATCTAGGTTGTGCTTACATCTACGCGAGATGCTGCTTGAAACTTGGAAACCATTACCAAGAGGCTATTCAATCGTTACTCATGTTGCAGGATTATTGGCAGAATGGCGTTGTTAACAATACCGAGCTTTACATGTATCCTGACAAAGCAACGATACTTTCTGTTTTAGGGCAACTATCGTTAAAGTCACACCAAGATAAAGAATCTGTAAATTTCCTCTCACAATCGCTATCGACCAACAGCTACCAATTGGAACCACTTTCCATTTTATTTGAAATCAGGGCAGATCTTCAAACTGTCAAGTTGTTCAAGCCTGTTAAGAAGTCCTGGAAATCTAAGCACTTGAGGACTTCAAACATCATATCTAAACCTCAAACTCCGTTTAAAATACCGTCGCGCTTGACCACTTCCACTGTTGCAGCGGCTCCTAACCCTTTACTCTCGACCTCCAATGTGATAGTTTCTACATCGCCATCTATGATGAGACGTTCCAAGTTTTTGAATTCAAGTGGTAATTCTCACAACCCTACTTCGAATAATAACAACAGCAACGCGAATAACAGTAATATTAATAATTCTTTGACGACAACAGCTAGTTCTACTGCTACTGctaataataataataataataacgTCCAACAGTCTACCCCCCCTTCAAAATTACTGAGTATTGATAATAATAACACTGCTAGTGCTACTCACCCTAACACTAACACAAATACTAACAATAAAGCAACCCCtgaaaacaaaactttCACATCACAAGTTCAAATTCTTTCACACAATCAGCAAGTGCATAAACCTTTAGACCAATTGATGTACTGGATGATGAAAGCTTACAAATCCTATTATAGATACGATTCCTATAGGGCTATTAGATTATTGAACGAACAGATTCCGATACATATTTTGCAATCGATGCCTTGGTGTTTATCATTGTTGTCTCGCTTACACTTTGAAATTCAAAATCATGACATGGCTCTTTCGTATTTTAATAAGTTACGTCGTTTGCAACCTACTAGGTTAAAAGACATGGACATTTATTCTACCCTTTTATGGCATTTGCATGACAAGATCCGTTTAGCTAACTTATGCCATGAGCTAATGGCACAGGATGACAAGCACGCTATAACGTGGTGTTGTTTAGGAAATTTATTTTCCTTGAATAGAGATCATGATGAAGCGATTAAGGCATTGAAGAAGGCTACAAGTCTAAATCCCCAGTTTGCATATGCATATACTTTGCAAGGTCATGAGTATTCCAATAATGACGCTTTCGACAACGCAAAAATGTGTTACCGAAAGGCATTGGCAATCAATCCAAACCATTACAATGCCCATTATGGTTTAGGTATGTCGTGTATTAAGTTGGGCCAATATGATGAGGCTTTACTCCATTTTGAAAAGGCTCGTTCAATTAACCCTGTAAATGTGATACTGAACTGTTGTTGTGGCGTTGCCCTTGAAAGGTTAGGTCGCCGTGAAAAAGCTCTTGACTTTTACCAATTAGCATGTGAATTACAACCAAACTCGTCATTAGCATTATTTAAGAAATCTCAACTTTTATTCAACTTGGGTCAATATAGTAATGCACTACAAAATTTTGAGAAACTAGAGAAGTTGACCCCCAACGAGGCACCAGTTCACTTCTTATTAGGACAATTGTATCAAATAGTTGGAAGAAAGAAGGATGCAATAACACAATTCACAATTGCTATGAATTTGGATCCAAAGGGTATCCAATTAATTAAGGAGGCATTAGAAAAATGTCATGAGCAAGGATGA
- a CDS encoding HDL286Cp (Syntenic homolog of Ashbya gossypii AGL293C; Syntenic homolog of Saccharomyces cerevisiae YER114C (BOI2) and YBL085W (BOI1)), with product MSITEEGLREDLQNGEAKYGTYIAINEYSKRMEDELDMKPGDKIEVITDDGEYNDGWYYGRNLSTGEEGLYPKLFTQEISIARPSAMRNKSNKRISNATGNDSTENLTKGISVKTTMSDIDRVLEELRGESLNDVNVSFAQGSSSGNTTLTNYERGSLSSHGQEVNQAEESKDEALNPGDALSWSPEQVAKYMRSVGFEDKYASKFEEHEVTGAILLELELAHLKELDITSFGTRFELHKRIEAIKEQVSNKNSNLAQRGDAGNAFGGYNKSPKLLDAAPLKHIQETRRVEVTSDKEENLMPVQEKPIPALPLKLNTTPSQLWNRRSATLRLDEPGRLREASDVVPQMRSFANTPRLRSSMIVPLEDGAVDDTFLSPRRAPIPPSYPSPVQPPKSPAFNRSTFSPSSPLGRISPFQKNGSSSNENVLKTVQSPSSLGNSFGKRIQGTQNEGANIDNMDTTELPNPYASSLQSETKMETIGSSAPPVILRKHKKSKSSGSFVELFNRISLLSSPTDDAVETFDNSEVPSSDRPTSSIYAHSANASGTQSRPSITVTTDPQTKHRRNSSIPAFISREKDQFPPSQDALLSTPQMSRRGSLSDLKLGVFDNNYSADSTRSFKKASTADVTSDVYEVEKVPTEDESSKSKERLTTFNMKSSEEQRRSVSAKEQRVPVNKYFDAREELTSKTSLSTERSGTKDSKRSLSDAVKSMKRLNGGKSLSKKQTSAFTGGIRNVSVDDSIKDADCSGWMSKKGAGTMGVWKNRFFTLHGTRLSYFSNISDTRERGLIDITSHRVLPAKEDDKFVALYAASVGKGRYCFKLVPPAPGSRKGLTFTQPKIHYFAVESKEEMRTWMAALMKATIDVDTTVPVISSCATPTVSLSRAQELFSQALEKTYKRDESMLNQEDSEEMYWEQNRRLEAEDTLNGSSSFSSSQNRRSLSNTNVGVNDNKINYSSTMPSYMDMDSPTASASTATGKNSQQFRFSFEQPTSALNNVGGYLGLDPKFLGDRI from the coding sequence CTATAGCGCGACCATCAGCTATGAGGAATAAGTCCAACAAAAGAATCAGTAATGCCACCGGAAACGATAGCACGGAGAATTTGACCAAGGGAATTAGTGTTAAGACCACTATGAGTGATATCGACCGGGTTCTTGAGGAGTTACGAGGGGAGTCACTTAATGATGTGAATGTTTCGTTTGCGCAGGGTTCAAGCAGTGGGAACACTACGCTGACTAACTACGAGCGCGGTTCCTTATCATCGCATGGTCAGGAAGTTAACCAAGCTGAAGAAAGCAAGGACGAAGCCCTAAACCCTGGCGACGCTCTATCGTGGTCACCAGAGCAGGTTGCGAAGTATATGCGATCCGTTGGGTTTGAAGATAAGTATGCCTCCAAGTTCGAGGAGCACGAAGTTACTGGAGCCATATTATTGGAGCTCGAGTTAGCGCATTTGAAGGAACTTGATATCACCTCATTCGGAACACGTTTTGAACTTCACAAAAGAATCGAGGCTATAAAGGAGCAGGTTTCAAACAAGAACAGCAATCTGGCTCAGCGTGGAGACGCTGGAAACGCCTTTGGTGGGTATAATAAATCACCTAAGTTGCTGGATGCAGCACCGCTGAAGCACATACAGGAGACTCGTAGAGTAGAAGTAACCTCAGACAAAGAAGAGAATCTAATGCCTGTCCAGGAGAAGCCCATACCAGCCCTGCCTCTGAAACTGAACACTACACCTAGTCAACTGTGGAATAGAAGATCTGCAACTCTACGCTTAGATGAACCTGGAAGACTGAGGGAGGCTAGTGATGTTGTTCCGCAAATGCGCAGCTTTGCTAATACTCCGCGGTTAAGGTCATCTATGATAGTTCCACTGGAAGATGGTGCAGTCGATGACACATTTTTGTCTCCTCGTAGGGCTCCGATCCCACCTTCTTACCCCTCTCCTGTACAGCCACCAAAGTCGCCTGCTTTTAATAGGTCCACCTTTTCACCTTCTTCACCATTGGGCAGAATTTCTCCTTTCCAGAAGAATGGAAGTTCATCAAATGAAAACGTACTGAAAACGGTTCAGTCTCCATCCTCTTTAGGAAATAGTTTTGGAAAGCGTATACAGGGGACGCAGAATGAGGGAGCAAACATCGACAATATGGACACTACAGAACTACCTAATCCTTATGCGTCCTCTCTGCAATCCGAAACCAAGATGGAAACCATTGGTTCCTCCGCACCTCCAGTTATTTTACGGAAACataaaaaatcaaaatccAGCGGTTCTTTCGTAGAACTGTTTAACAGGATTTCGCTGTTATCATCTCCAACTGATGATGCTGTGGAAACCTTCGATAACTCGGAGGTACCATCGAGCGATAGGCCTACATCTAGTATTTATGCTCATTCAGCAAATGCTTCTGGCACTCAGAGCCGCCCTAGCATCACAGTTACAACTGATCCTCAGACAAAACACAGGAGGAACTCTTCAATTCCTGCTTTCATAAGTAGAGAAAAGGACCAATTTCCCCCATCGCAAGATGCGCTTCTGTCGACTCCGCAGATGTCTAGACGTGGATCCTTATCGGACTTGAAATTAGGTGTCTTTGATAACAACTACAGTGCTGACAGTACCAGAAGTTTCAAGAAGGCCTCAACGGCAGACGTTACTTCAGATGTTTACGAGGTCGAGAAAGTTCCTACTGAAGATGAGAGTTCTAAATCTAAAGAGCGACTAACAACGTTTAATATGAAGAGTAGTGAGGAGCAGAGAAGGTCCGTGAGTGCTAAAGAGCAACGTGTTCCAGTTAACAAATATTTCGATGCTCGGGAAGAGCTCACGAGCAAGACCTCTCTGTCTACTGAAAGAAGCGGTACAAAGGACTCTAAAAGATCTCTAAGTGATGCGGTAAAGTCTATGAAAAGACTCAACGGCGGCAAGAGTCTATCTAAGAAGCAAACATCTGCCTTTACTGGTGGAATCAGAAACGTTTCGGTTGACGATTCCATTAAAGATGCTGATTGCTCCGGATGGATGAGTAAGAAGGGCGCAGGTACTATGGGGGTGTGGAAAAATAGATTCTTCACCCTACATGGTACCAGATTATCgtatttttcaaatatttcGGATACTAGAGAACGAGGGTTGATTGATATTACTTCCCACAGGGTATTACCTGCTAAGGAAGATGATAAATTTGTGGCACTATATGCTGCCAGCGTAGGCAAGGGTCGTTACTGTTTTAAATTGGTCCCACCTGCTCCTGGCTCCAGAAAAGGATTGACATTCACACAACCTAAGATCCATTACTTCGCTGTTGAAAGCAAAGAAGAAATGAGAACTTGGATGGCTGCGCTAATGAAAGCAACGATTGATGTCGATACTACTGTTCCCGTGATCAGTTCATGCGCCACGCCTACAGTTTCTTTGTCAAGAGCCCAAGAACTTTTCTCCCAAGCCTTGGAAAAAACATACAAGAGGGATGAAAGCATGTTGAACCAAGAGGATTCGGAGGAGATGTATTGGGAACAAAATCGCCGTTTAGAAGCGGAAGATACATTAAACGGCTCTAGTTCTTTTAGTTCTTCACAAAATCGTCGAAGCCTAAGCAATACTAATGTCGGCGTGAATGATAACAAGATTAATTATTCTTCCACCATGCCGTCTTACATGGATATGGACTCACCAACTGCTTCAGCAAGTACAGCAACAGGAAAAAATTCGCAGCAATTTCGGTTTAGTTTTGAACAGCCTACTTCAGCACTCAATAACGTTGGTGGGTACTTAGGCCTTGATCCAAAGTTCTTAGGGGACAGGATTTGA
- the TMN3 gene encoding Tmn3p (Syntenic homolog of Ashbya gossypii AGL295C; Syntenic homolog of Saccharomyces cerevisiae YER113C (TMN3)): protein MKVRFKELKLPLSWRKTAFTALKICLLFLLLERSYEGLCWVLKHGGSIYMTKHIYKTGDKVEVIVNKLERFQGGKQYGYEGLPFTCPSNRQHPLYRSIEEIFRGDRIHHSGYELTFDQDDACRVLCTRTVKPEELGNIERLIRENYKVNWLIDGVVPASTTYISSKTNTKRYDPGFSLGYIDIESGAAYINNHVMIVVRYHSIDFNKNTIIGFEVYPKSVSDETCPGGSKDYEHFEINPSTSEAVTIPFTYSVYWREDLKVDWENRQSYYITQSIAGHGESGFMHWLVISFTFVLLMALTVGFKMMLRRIERNDRAGAIASDWVNLGSRFPLLLNTLVAVGTHATFAFLGYSLFLAPIRRIHSIHPLATVMATLFIFVGPISAAKVARLLSGKVLNNEEKVTKLGIKCGFCMPISVLCFMCIINVIIWLPKGTPWRFPFLKDSCMLTIYSIICIVISLVAVKWHGSVPFAFLKLPPDLFHLKKSSFLSNFHYENHRQSIHPKEKPPIWLLNVFSCKLFTGLIPFALLYLELNYFSKHTASMLTSIYPTIAFIFAKVGILSIVIAGTSIASIYLQLVHRTDLQYSKNGSSRWARVFNMLNSWRWRTFFASGASAWYVLAYCIYHGLVILNYTDFTSIFMYIAYSTLLSALWWCSSGAIGYLACCWFLHRMINNLPKERQYNCHSL from the coding sequence ATGAAGGTGCGGTTTAAAGAATTAAAACTTCCGTTATCGTGGAGAAAGACTGCTTTCACTGCTTTGAAGATTTGCTTGCTGTTCTTGCTATTGGAACGTTCGTATGAGGGGCTGTGTTGGGTTCTTAAGCATGGTGGCTCCATTTATATGACGAAGCATATCTATAAAACAGGAGATAAGGTCGAGGTGATAGTTAATAAGCTGGAGCGGTTCCAAGGAGGCAAACAATACGGGTATGAGGGATTACCTTTCACGTGCCCTTCTAATAGACAGCATCCTTTATATCGCTCGATAGAAGAGATCTTTAGGGGAGATCGTATTCACCATAGTGGGTATGAGCTGACTTTTGACCAAGATGATGCATGTAGGGTGCTATGTACGCGAACGGTAAAACCAGAAGAGTTAGGGAACATAGAGCGGCTAATCCGCGAGAATTACAAGGTGAATTGGCTCATTGACGGGGTAGTTCCAGCATCTACCACATATATTTCTTCAAAGACCAACACTAAGCGCTATGATCCGGGCTTCTCACTCGGCTATATTGATATAGAGTCTGGCGCGGCATACATAAATAACCATGTTATGATTGTTGTGCGATACCATTCAATAGATTTCAACAAAAATACCATCATTGGATTTGAAGTATACCCGAAGTCAGTGTCTGATGAAACATGCCCAGGAGGCTCGAAAGACTACGAGCATTTTGAAATTAATCCTTCAACGTCAGAGGCGGTTACTATCCCATTTACTTACTCCGTCTACTGGAGGGAAGATCTTAAGGTTGATTGGGAAAATAGGCAGAGTTACTACATTACTCAGAGTATAGCTGGACATGGTGAATCCGGCTTCATGCATTGGCTTGTTATAAGTTTCACCTTCGTACTTCTAATGGCCCTGACGGTCGGCTTTAAGATGATGCTGCGTCGCATTGAACGTAACGACAGGGCTGGCGCCATAGCGTCCGATTGGGTTAATCTGGGGTCTCGCTTCCCACTTCTGCTGAATACTCTTGTTGCAGTGGGTACTCATGCAACATTTGCTTTTTTAGGCTATTCCCTTTTTTTAGCACCCATAAGGAGAATCCACAGTATACACCCGTTAGCCACTGTTATGGCTACTCTATTCATTTTCGTAGGTCCTATTTCAGCAGCTAAAGTTGCACGACTTTTATCGGGTAAAGTACTGaataatgaagaaaaggTAACCAAATTAGGTATTAAATGTGGCTTCTGCATGCCTATTTCAGTCCTTTGTTTCATGTGTATTATTAATGTTATTATATGGTTACCAAAAGGTACGCCGTGGAGATTTCCATTTCTGAAGGACTCCTGTATGTTGACCATTTATTCCATTATTTGCATAGTAATTTCTTTGGTTGCAGTCAAGTGGCATGGTAGTGTTCCTTTTGCATTTTTAAAGTTACCGCCAGACCTTTTCCACTTAAAGAAATCATCTTTCCTGTCAAATTTCCATTACGAAAACCATAGACAATCAATTCATCCAAAAGAAAAGCCGCCAATATGGCTCTTGAATGTTTTCTCTTGTAAGCTGTTTACTGGACTGATTCCATTTGCATTGCTCTACTTAGAGTTGAATTACTTCTCAAAACACACAGCGTCGATGCTGACTTCAATATACCCCACCATCGCATTCATTTTTGCCAAGGTCGGTATACTCTCAATTGTAATTGCGGGAACGTCTATAGCATCCATCTACTTGCAGTTAGTTCACAGGACGGATCTGCAATACAGCAAAAATGGCAGTTCACGGTGGGCGAGAGTTTTTAATATGCTCAACTCGTGGAGATGGAGAACTTTCTTCGCCAGCGGCGCATCTGCATGGTACGTGCTGGCATACTGCATTTATCATGGCCTTGTTATCTTAAACTACACGGACTTTACTAGTATTTTTATGTACATCGCTTACAGCACTCTCCTCAGTGCATTGTGGTGGTGTAGCTCAGGCGCTATCGGCTATCTAGCCTGCTGTTGGTTTTTACATAGAATGATAAATAACCTCCCAAAAGAACGGCAGTACAACTGCCACTCTCTTTAA
- the LSM4 gene encoding U6 snRNA complex subunit LSM4 (Syntenic homolog of Ashbya gossypii AGL296W; Syntenic homolog of Saccharomyces cerevisiae YER112W (LSM4)) translates to MLPLYLLTNAKGQEMFIELKNGETIEGKLTNVDNWMNLTLSNVIHTASDQSLQLPEIYLRGSFIKYIKLQDDIIDKVKQQLNSGKDGNNSGGGSNQMRDRDSGRRFTSRRENVNSSGGRAHQDYQRKRGGGNFQRRDGQYNSNSNRRSRQPQNNGPQGSQTNNGSGGFIQYHQSQYTF, encoded by the coding sequence ATGTTGCCGTTATATTTGCTTACCAATGCGAAAGGGCAGGAAATGTTCATAGAGTTGAAAAATGGAGAAACTATTGAAGGCAAGTTGACAAACGTTGATAATTGGATGAATTTAACTCTCTCAAATGTAATTCATACAGCATCTGATCAGTCCCTACAATTACCAGAAATTTATCTTCGCGGTTCTTTCATAAAGTACATCAAGTTGCAGGATGATATTATTGATAAGGTAAAACAACAACTGAACAGTGGTAAGGACGGCAATAACAGTGGGGGTGGTTCAAATCAAATGAGAGATAGAGACAGTGGAAGAAGGTTTACTAGCAGACGGGAGAATGTGAATAGCAGTGGCGGAAGAGCCCATCAGGATTATCAAAGGAAACGAGGTGGTGGAAACTTCCAAAGAAGAGACGGACAGTATAATAGCAATAGTAATCGTCGCTCGAGGCAACCTCAAAACAATGGCCCACAGGGCTCGCAGACTAACAATGGTTCAGGTGGTTTTATTCAGTATCATCAGTCTCAGTATACCTTTTAA